Within the uncultured Draconibacterium sp. genome, the region TCGGGAATAAAAAACGGATAAAAAAAGAGTTGCTCCCGGCAATTATTACCTGGATGGAACAACACAGTTACCCGTTTCATTTTACCACCGAGGCATCGATAAACCTGTCGGACGACAAACAGTTAATGGACTTAATGACACGGGCCGGGTTCCTGAGTGTCTTTATTGGTATTGAAACGCCCGAGGAAATGTCGCTGAACGAATGCAATAAAGTGCAAAACAAAAACCGTAACCTGATAGATAGTGTAAAAAAAGTACAAAAGGCCGGGATGGAAGTATTGGGTGGTTTTATTATTGGTTTCGACAGCGATACGCCCAATATTTTTCAACGACAAATACAGTTTATCCAGGAGAGCGGTATCATTTCGGCAATGGTTGGATTGCTGAATGCCCCAACCAAATCTCAACTTTATAAAAGACTAAAATCGGAAGGACGGATACTTGAAAACTGGGATGGCGACAATACCAGCAGTGTAATGAACTTTATCCCTAAAATGGATAGTGAAAAGCTCCGAAAGGGTTTTAACCAGGTTATTCGTGGCATTTATGATGGCAAAGCATTTTACGAGCGGGTAAAAAATTTCCTGAAAGACTTTGAGCCAAAAGTTAAAGCCAAAAACAAGATCGATTCGATAAAATTAAAAGCATTTTTTCGATCAGTTTTTATTATTGGTATTCTCGATCGCGACCGGAAATACTATTGGAAACTGTTTTTCTGGAGTTTGATCCATCGCCGCGACCTGTTTCCAATGGCCATAACCTATGCCGTATATGGCTACCATTTTAAACGATCGTACACAAAGATCTTTTAGGCGTAATGATTAAATATAAAATATCACTACTGTCCGACTAACATTGAACAGATTCCTCGCTTCGCTCGGAATGACAAGTTTTTGGCGGCTTTTGGGGTGGGGATTGGTTTACGGCAGAGCCGTAACCCCCCCGAAGCTCTCTCAATCGTAATATTCTGTCATTCTGAGCGTAATAAAATGAAGCGAAAGAATCTTTTTTCATAATTGCTTTTTAGTAGGACAGTAGTGATAAAATATATTGTCGTGCCTAAGATGTTACCGGTATTCCGTCCAGATGAGACTTCACCACATGTTAAGAGATATCAACTACAATATCAAATTGTTAACTTAAAGCAATAATATATTTACAATATGACATAATATTGAGAATTATAGCGATAATTATAAAAAAAACACCAATGTTATAATTTCATTTTATTAATCAATTAATTTAATAAACATGTCGAAGGAAAGAGTTTTTGAGTTTCTGGATAAAGGTGCAGACGACCGTCAGTTTCGTATTAAGTATGACAACTGTTTCTCGATGGAAGAATTTTGTAAAATGGCCGCTGAAGACGGATTTGAGTTTTCTGTTGATGACTTAAAGGCTGCTTTACGCGAAAACGGAGACGATTTCGACTCATACGGAAATCCGCCCAAAAAAGGAATTTGGGTGTAAGGATTGCTTCGGTCGCTTCATTCCCTCGCAATGACAGTGGTTAATTAAGCGAAAGGCAGCGGACAACAAACAAAATCATCTCACCACAATTCACTGCTGTACGCTGCCTGATATAATTAAAATGCTAATGTCATTGCGAGCGTAGAGAAGCAATCTAAAACCCCAAAACCAGAATTAAGAAAATCCCCGCCCATGCTATCTTAACTAAGGTCCAACATTTCCCTAAACATTTTTACTTTTGCAGCGTTAGAGACTGTTTAAATTTTATTTTTTAGAAATATTATGAAGTATTTTTTACCAATTCAAGGCGGAATTGACGCAAATAGCCTTAGCTATTTAAGGAAATTTCAACGAAGAAGTAGTGAAAAAGACGAATAATAGAATAAATGGATAATTTTTAAACAGTCTCTTATACTAAACATGCGAATTTTTAACGATTTAAATCCACAGGAAAGGCTCACTTTAAAGCTGCATTTGTTCTACTCGGGCATTGAGGGGATTGCAGCCGGCGCTTTGCTGCTTACGGAGTTCATTTTTATCAAGTCACTAAAAGGGAGCAATGTACAGCTGGCTTTTCTGTTTCAGTTTAATATGGTGGTGTTTTTGTTTGCCATGGTGGCCAACGAAATTTTACGCCGCTACACCAACCGAAAAGTTCTGCTGCGCAGTATTGCCATCATTTCCAAACTGCCGCTGGTAGGCCTGGCCTTTTTCCCCGATGTGAGTCACCAAAAAGGACTTCCGCCAATTTACCACACCTTTTTTCTGGCTATATTCCTGCTTTATTTTATGTCGCGCATTGTAGCTATCCCCTCGGTTAACCAGTATTTAAAAGGAAATTACCGGCACGAAAATTTTGGGCGCCTGTTTAGCTATTCCGTTACGCTGCAAAAAGTGGCCATGCTGCTTTCTACTTTCGCCGCCGGTGTACTGCTCGACTGGAATCCCAATTCGTACAAAGTATTTTATCCCATTGTTGGCATCCTGGCTATTGTATCTATTTTTCAGCTCACCAAAATAAAGTTTGTTCAGAAAGAGGAGGTTATCGATACGCCTTTATGGAAATCGTTGCACCAGTCGTTTATACGAATTTTCCAGATCCTGAAAAATAACCGGGCATTCCGGCACCTCGAAATCGGTTTTATGCTATATGGTTTTGCCTGGATGAGCACGCACGCCGTAATTACCA harbors:
- a CDS encoding DUF4070 domain-containing protein gives rise to the protein MKILLVYPEYPDTFWSFKYALKFVSKKAAYPPLGLITVASMLPNAWETKLVDMNIEQLRSKDLNWADYVFLSAMNTQILSAITVINRCNHLNIPVVAGGPLFTADYRKFDNVNHLVLNEAEITLPLFLKDLENGNPKHLYQTEQYATMQESPLPDYSLVKLNKYTSLSIQFSRGCPFNCEFCDITALLGHQCRLKSTQQIIAELQNLYDQNFRGSVFFVDDNFIGNKKRIKKELLPAIITWMEQHSYPFHFTTEASINLSDDKQLMDLMTRAGFLSVFIGIETPEEMSLNECNKVQNKNRNLIDSVKKVQKAGMEVLGGFIIGFDSDTPNIFQRQIQFIQESGIISAMVGLLNAPTKSQLYKRLKSEGRILENWDGDNTSSVMNFIPKMDSEKLRKGFNQVIRGIYDGKAFYERVKNFLKDFEPKVKAKNKIDSIKLKAFFRSVFIIGILDRDRKYYWKLFFWSLIHRRDLFPMAITYAVYGYHFKRSYTKIF
- a CDS encoding Nif11-like leader peptide family natural product precursor, with protein sequence MSKERVFEFLDKGADDRQFRIKYDNCFSMEEFCKMAAEDGFEFSVDDLKAALRENGDDFDSYGNPPKKGIWV
- a CDS encoding MFS transporter, which codes for MRIFNDLNPQERLTLKLHLFYSGIEGIAAGALLLTEFIFIKSLKGSNVQLAFLFQFNMVVFLFAMVANEILRRYTNRKVLLRSIAIISKLPLVGLAFFPDVSHQKGLPPIYHTFFLAIFLLYFMSRIVAIPSVNQYLKGNYRHENFGRLFSYSVTLQKVAMLLSTFAAGVLLDWNPNSYKVFYPIVGILAIVSIFQLTKIKFVQKEEVIDTPLWKSLHQSFIRIFQILKNNRAFRHLEIGFMLYGFAWMSTHAVITIFYERALHLNYSSVAFYNNAFNIVAIAFLPSFGKIIGKRDPRRFSIITFGSLMLFILFTALTEYYNGYTEVFGIKIYYMLMVAVFFNGLFMGSMPILWGIGSSYFCQPNEAADYQSVHLFLTGLRALMAPVIGIKLYEWAGFSYTYATGVVLLVFAVFLMIWSEKRVAK